The Pseudomonas aeruginosa genome includes the window GGAGCGCCTGAGAGGGCCGCAGGAACCGCGCTTCCGCCTGCTTGGCGACCTGGTCGGTGCGCGCTCCGCGCGCATCCGCTGGCGCCTGGTGGACGGCAACACCGCCTCGATGACCCCGAGCTACGATTGCTCGGCGGTCTTCGACGAGGTCTGGGACAATCTGGCCAATGCCGGCGACGGCACCCTCAGCGGTCGCATCGAGCGCCTCGTGCGCTCGCCACTGCAAGCGCAGGAGGATTTCCGCTTCGTGGCGGTCAAGCGCCCGTTTCCGCTGGCTCGCGAGCGCATCGGCCTCAACGAACGCTTGCTCGCCTGGCTGATCTCGCCGCAGCATCGCCTCTTCCACCAGCTCTGGCATGCCTCGCGGGACAAGTGGCATCGACTTTCCGAGAAGCAGCGCAACGCCCTGCGCGGCGTCGGCTGGCAGCCTGGCCCACTGGACCGCGAGCGTGACGCCCGTGGTCGTCACAAGGACCGCAATGCTTCCGGTATCGACTTCTTCTTCATGCACCGGCACATGCTGCATACCGCGCGCTCGATGCAGGACCTGCCGTCCTGGCGGCGCCTGCCGCTGCCGGGCGTACCGCTGGCCCACGACCGGGTCGGCTTCCTGCGCTACTTCGACAACCCTGACGGCTGTTCCGTCCCGCCGGCCTGGGTCGCGGTGGACGACGACGAATACACCGAGTGGCTGCGTGGGCTGAAAAGCGCCGAGGGCTATCACGCCAATTTCCTGGTCTGGGAGTCGCAATACCAGGACCCGGAATACCTGGCGAAACTGACGCTCGGTCAGTTCGGCTCGGAGATGGAGCTGGGCATGCACGACTGGCTGCATATGCGCTGGGCTTCGGTGACTCGCGATCCTTCCAACGGCGCGCCGGTGATGAGCGACCGGGTACCATCGGACTTTTCCCCGCGCTGGTTCCGCCCGGAGAACGACTTCCTCGGCGACCCGTTTTCCTCCCATGTGAATCCGGTGTTCTGGTCGTTCCACGGCTGGATCGACGACCGCATCGAGGACTGGTATCGCGCCCACGAGCGTTTCCATCCTGGCGAAGTGCAGCGCCGCG containing:
- the pvdP gene encoding pyoverdine maturation tyrosinase PvdP, with the translated sequence MTVSRRGFMAGLALTGAAALPVAYYTHRHLARLREDEEHPATPGEATLDLAATEAMRLGDRLRGIWDLRLLGADAGLPGLPLEGLELVLDVAPRGLGLIGYLDTPERLRGPQEPRFRLLGDLVGARSARIRWRLVDGNTASMTPSYDCSAVFDEVWDNLANAGDGTLSGRIERLVRSPLQAQEDFRFVAVKRPFPLARERIGLNERLLAWLISPQHRLFHQLWHASRDKWHRLSEKQRNALRGVGWQPGPLDRERDARGRHKDRNASGIDFFFMHRHMLHTARSMQDLPSWRRLPLPGVPLAHDRVGFLRYFDNPDGCSVPPAWVAVDDDEYTEWLRGLKSAEGYHANFLVWESQYQDPEYLAKLTLGQFGSEMELGMHDWLHMRWASVTRDPSNGAPVMSDRVPSDFSPRWFRPENDFLGDPFSSHVNPVFWSFHGWIDDRIEDWYRAHERFHPGEVQRREVEGIQWFAPGRWVEVGDPWLGPATHGCGLSDVQASSNSVELDVETMKLALRIIFSEEDQLSGWLKRAPRRPWYARNLKLARDQLRR